TCGGCCGCGCCACGCGCATGTTCCTGGCGCTGCTGGCCGGGTCGCCGGCGCTGCTGCGGCGGCTGCGGCTGGTGACCGACCAGGTGTTCTTCGTCGGCAACCTGTCGCTGGTGATCATCGCCGTGTCCGGCCTGTTCGTCGGCTTCGTGCTGGGCCTGCAGGGCTATTACACGCTGAACCGCTATGGGTCCGAGCAGGCGCTGGGCCTGCTGGTGGCGCTGTCGCTGGTGCGCGAGCTGGGGCCGGTGGTGTCGGCGCTGCTGTTCGCGGGTCGCGCCGGGACGTCGCTGACGGCCGAGATCGGGCTGATGAAGGCCGGCGAGCAGCTGACCGCCATGGAGATGATGGCCGTCAACCCGCTGCAGCGCGTCATCGCGCCGCGGTTCTGGGCCGGCGTCATCGCCATGCCGATCCTGGCGGCCATCTTCAGCGCCGTGGG
This sequence is a window from Cupriavidus pauculus. Protein-coding genes within it:
- the mlaE gene encoding lipid asymmetry maintenance ABC transporter permease subunit MlaE, translated to MTGFFTTIGAAVRQFVGGIGRATRMFLALLAGSPALLRRLRLVTDQVFFVGNLSLVIIAVSGLFVGFVLGLQGYYTLNRYGSEQALGLLVALSLVRELGPVVSALLFAGRAGTSLTAEIGLMKAGEQLTAMEMMAVNPLQRVIAPRFWAGVIAMPILAAIFSAVGILGGYLVGVQLIGVDAGAFWSQMQGGVDVRADVLNGVIKSFIFGIAVTFIALYQGFEANPTPEGVSRATTRTVVMASLAVLGLDFLLTALMFS